A window of Micromonospora eburnea genomic DNA:
CTGCCGGCCGGTGCACCGGTGCTGGTGGTCGGGGCGGAGGCGCTGCGGGCGGAACTGCGTGCCGTCGGGCTGCGCCCGGTGTCGACGGTCGACGAGCAGCCCGCCGCCGTCGCCCAGGGCTACGGCCCGCAGGTCGGGTGGGTCGATCTGGCCGAGGCGTCGCTCGCGGTACGGGCGGGCGCACCCTGGTACGCGACGAACACCGACCGGACGCTGCCGAGCCCGCGCGGCCCGCTGCCGGGCAACGGGTCCCTGGTCGCGGTGCTGCGTACCGCGCTGGGACGGGATCCGGACGTGGTGGTGGGCAAGCCGGAGCCGGCGCTGTTCGCCACCGCCGCCCGTCGGGCCGGCGCCGGGCGGACCCTGGTGGTCGGGGACCGCCTGGACACCGACATCGAGGGTGCCCGCCGGGCCGGACTGGACAGCCTGCTGGTGCTCACCGGCGTCAGCGACGTACCCGAGCTGCTGGCCGCCCCCGAGCCGCGCCGGCCGACGTACGTCTCCATCGACCTGGCCGGGTTGTTCGATCCAGCGGCGGTGGTGCGGGTGCCGGGTACGCCTGACACCGGTGGCTGGTCGGTGACCGTGACCGACGGTGAGCTGGCCCTCGACGGCGCGGGACGCCCCCTCGACGCCCTCGCCGCGCTCTGCGCGGTGGCCTGGTCGGCGGGGGCCGAGGCGCGGGTGCGGCCGGCGTCCCCGGCGGCGGAGGAGGCCATCGCGGCGCTGGGCCTGTCCGGCTGACGGACCGCCCCGGGCGGGTCAGATCAGCTTGCGCAACTTCATCAGGTCGAGCGGGTTCGCCTTGATGGACACCCGGCGGCCGGCCACCGCCTTCGCCAGGTCGAGCTGGCCGTGCACCAGCGCGACCAGGTCGTCGCTGTTGGTGCTGAGCGCGATCTTGGCCTGGGGGTCGTCGCCGTCGGTCAGGCCGGTCAGCCGGCCGTTTTCGAGGCGGCCGTGGAACGCGGTGTCCAGATCGGTGATCCGGCAGGCCAGGGTGCGGTCGAGGTCGATCCGACCCGTCGCCTCGGCGTGCCGGTCCAGCCGGTCGGCCAACTCTTGCAACGCCTGCCGGCACTCGTCCACGCTGGCCACATCGTCTCCTCACCACGCACCACGCCGTTCCCCGGCACCGTACCGCAATGGGCGGTGCGGGGTGCCCGGTAGCGTGACACCTGCACACCCGCCCCCGCGGAAGGACTCAGGCATGCAGGACGCGTGGCGCGCCTACCTCGAGCTGGCCATGGGCCTGACGGAGGCGCCCCGGAAGAAGGCCCAGGACGCCGTGCGGCGCGTGGTCGGCCAGGGCGGCGCGACCGCCGCCCAGCTCCAGGCGCTCGCCGAGGAACTCGTCTCCACCGGTATGGCGAACCGCGAGGCGCTGACCAAGCTGGTCCGCTTCGAGGTGGACCGTGCGCTCGGCGCGGTCGGGCTGGCGACCGCCGACGAGGTCGCCGAGCTGACCCGCCGGGTGCGGGAGCTGGAACGCCAGCTGCGTGAGGCGAAGGCCGCCCCGCCACCGGCCGAGCCGGCCGCCGCCGCTCCGGTCTCCGCCCTGCCGGACCGGCCGGCGCCCACCCCCACGAAGGGGGTGGCGAAGAAGGCGATCGCGAAGAAGGCGATCGCGAAGAAGCCGGCCGCCGCGGCGACGCCGCGGACCTCGACCGAGGAGTCGCCGGCCACGCCGGCGAAGAAGGCGACCGGCCGCAAACAGACCGGCGGTGCCGGGTCGTGACCGGCCCGTACCGGCCCACGCCGCCGCCCGGCCCGCGTCCGGGTCCGCCACCGGCCGGCCCCCGCCCCGGGCCGCCGCCGGGGGTACGGCCCGCACCCGCCCCGGCCGAGGACGTCGGGGACGCCCGGCACCCGGCGGTGGACGCCGCCGTACACGCCATGATCAATGCTGAGGCGCTCTCCCCGGCGGACCAGATCGCCCAGTACGAGGCGGCGTACGAGACGCTGCGCGAGACCCTGGCCAGCATCGACCAGACCTGACCCGACCGGAGAGAGAACCACCCATGGCACGTCGTACCCGGCTGGATGCCGAACTCGTCCGCCGCGGTCTGGCCCGCTCCCGCGAGCAGGCGGCCGCGCTGGTGGAGGCCGGCCGCGTCCAGCTGCGCGGAGTGCCCGCGCGCAAGGCCGCCGCGATGGTCGACCCGGCCGACCCGCTGCTGGTCACCGGCGAGGACCCCACCACGGAGTACGTCTCGCGGGGCGGGCACAAGCTGGCCGGCGCGCTCGCCGCGTTCGCGCCCGGCGGGCTGGGCGTCACCGGCCGGCGGTGCCTGGACGCCGGCGCCTCCACCGGCGGTTTCACCGACGTGCTGCTGCGCGCCGGCGCCGCCGAGGTGGTGGCCGTGGACGTCGGGTACGGCCAGTTGGCCTGGTCGCTGCGCAACGACGTACGGGTGCGCGTCTTCGAGCGCACCAACGTGCGTACCCTCACGCCGGAGGTGATCGACGGTGCGGTCGACCTCACGGTGGCCGACCTGTCGTTCATCTCGCTGCGGCTGGTGCTGCCGGCGCTGGCCGGCTGCACGAGGCCCGACGGCGATCTGGCGCTGATGGTCAAGCCGCAGTTCGAGGTGGGCAAGGAGCGGGTCGGCGCGGGCGGCGTGGTCCGGGACCCGGCACTGCGCGCCGAGGCGGTGCTCGACGTGGCCACCGCGGCGGCGCAGCTCGGCCTGGGGCTGGCCGACGTGGCCGCCAGCCCGCTGCCGGGGCCGAGCGGCAACGTCGAGTTCTTCGTATGGTTACGCCGGGACGCGCCCGCCGCGGACCCGGAGCGGGTACGCGCGGTGGTGGCCGCCGGCCCGCAGGGCTTCCCGTCCCCGGCCGAGGCGCCGGATTCCGCGAGCGAGGAGGTGCCCGGGTGAGCCGGACCGCTCTGCTGGTGACGCACACCGGCCGTCGACGTAGCACCGAGCACGCGCGGGCGGTGGCGGCGGACCTCATCGCGGCCGGCTTCGAGGTGCGGGTGGTGGCCGAGGAGGCCGACGACCTGGACCTGCCCGGTGTGGTGCCGGTGACCGGCCCGGAGGCGGCCGAGGGCGCCGAGATCGTCTTCGCGCTCGGCGGGGACGGCACCTTCCTGCGCGCCGCCGAGCTGGCCCGGCCGGCGAAGGCGCCGCTGCTCGGCATCAACCTCGGCAAGGTCGGCTTCCTCGCCGAGGCGGAGATCGACGACCTGGACAGCGCGGTCCGCTGCGTCGTCGGGCGCGACTACACGGTGGACGAACGGCTCACCCTCGACGTGACCGCCGAGTTCGACGGTGGCCCGACGATCGAGTCGTGGGCGTTGAACGAGATCAGCGTGGAGAAGGGCGAACGCGCCCAGATGCTGGAACTGCTGGTCGACGTGGACGGTCGGCCGCTGTCCCGGTACGGCTGCGACGGGGTGGTCTGCGCGACCCCGACCGGCTCCACCGCGTACGCGTTCTCCGGCGGCGGGCCGGTGGTCTGGCCGGAGGTGGAGGCGCTGCTGCTGGTGCCGATCAGCGCGCACGCGCTGTTCAGCCGTCCGTTGGTGACCGCGCCGACGTCCACCTTCGCGATCACGGTGGACCCGTTCACCACCCTCGCGGTGCTGTCCTGCGACGGGCGGCGGGTCTACGACCTGCCTCCGGGGGCCCGGGTTACCGTGCGCCGAGGCGCGCTGCCGGTGCGGATCGTCCGGCTCAAGGCGCGCCCGTTCACCGACCGGCTGGTGGCCAAGTTCGACCTGCCCGTGCAGGGCTGGCGCGGCAGCCGCCGCTGAGTGCGGGCTCAACAGTCGGGGTGGGACGGAGCGCGGTCGGAGTGCCCCCACCACGTCGACAACGGGTTACGGTAGGGGCTTCCTCCCCCGGAGGCGGGGTGCCGTCGCCGGGGCCGGTAGCGGCCGTCGAGTCGACGGTCGCCGGGGCGTACGGGCTGCGCTGAGGTGGAGTCCGGGCGGCGGCGGCGAGGCCCGTGCCCGCTCGGACGCGTGGTCCGGCGGCTGCGGGCCCGGCCAGGGGGTGGTCGGGAACGCGGCGGTCGGGGTGCCGGAGGAGTCGTGGCCGGCCGCGGCGGGCGGACCGGTGAGCCGGACCCGGTCGGGTGTCGACCCTGGCCAGGTCGTCGGCTGCGTGAGCCGACGCCGGAGGAAGCGGCGGCTCGCGAGCCGAGCGGTGGACTCCGTCCGGCACCCCGACCATCAGCCCGTACCGTTGCCGTTCGCCGGCGGCCGGCCCCGCCATGGGTACGCCGGTGCCTGCGCTGACGGCGCGGGGTGGGACGGCGGGGAGCCGCCCGGCCCCGGCGCCTCAGATCCAGCCCTGACGGGCGGCCTGGAAGGCGAGCCCCGGCCGGGTGTCCACGCCGGCGGCGGTCATCAGGTCGCCCAGCCGACGCTGCACGGTACGGCGGCTCACCCCCAGCTGGGAGGCGATGGACTTGTCCGGGACGCCGGCCACGAAGAGGGCGAGCAGCCGAACCTCGTCGGGGTCCGGCCGGTAGCCGTCGGCGGTTAGCCCGTCGACCGGCGGGGCGGACGAGCGCAGCGGCGTGGATATCCGCCAGTAACTCTCGAAGAGGGCGATCAGCGCGTCGAGCAGCTGGCTGCGGCCGATCACCGCGGCGCTCGGTTCGCCGCTCTCCCGCTCCGGCACCAGCGGGCAGATCGCCGTCCGGCCGTCCACGATGGCCAGCCGTACCGGCAGCCGGTCCAGCACCCGGGCCTGTTCTCCGGCGCGTACGCCCCGCTCGATGTCCTCGAGTCCGCCCGGTTCGAGGAGCAGCTCGCGCTCGTAGATGGCCCGGTAGCGGACCCCGCGCGCCAGCGCGTCGAACTCCTCGGCGTTGTCCTGGCCGAGCATGGCCAGCGGGTTGGCCCGGCAGAACCACAGCACCTCGACCCGCGCGCCGTCCTGCACATCCCGCAGGCGCTCGCGGAGCACCCGCGCCCCGGTTATCACCTCCACCAGGTGGTCGGCGTCGTGCCGGCGCATCCCGGCGCGGTACTCCTCGGTCAGCTGGTTGACCGCCGCGCGGGCCGCCTCCAGCGCCTCCTGCCGGCGCAGCAGCGCCTCGCCGAGCGGGACGTCGGGGGCCAGCGGCCGTAGCGGCGCGTCCGGCTCCGGCCCGGTCGGCAGCACCAGGCCCTTGCCGCGCAGGGCCTCTAGCTGTGCGACGACCTCCACGCGCGGACGCCGCAGCCGCTCGACGAGTTCCTCGACCCTGGCCGTGGTGAGCTGGACCAGGGAACGGTAGAGCTCCTCCTCGCCGGAGGTCAGGCCGATCATGTCCAACACGGGGCAGAACTGTACGACGTCACACGGTGTGCCCCGATGCGGCCTCGTCGGCTGGTCAACTGTCGGGGGCCGCGTCTAGTGTCGGGTGCTGTGCTGGAAGAGCTGCGCATCACCGGGTTGGGCGTCATCGAGGACACCACGCTGCCGTTGACCGGCGGGATGAACGTCATCACCGGAGAGACCGGTGCGGGCAAGACCATGGTGGTGACCGGCCTCGGCCTGCTCTTCGGCGGCCGGGCGGACGCCGGCCGGGTGCGCGCCCAACCGGGCCGCGCGGTGGTGGAGGGGCGGTTGCGGCTGCGCGGCCGGGTGGCCGGGACGGTGCATGCCCGGATCACCGACGCCGGCGGCGAGCCCGACGAGGACGGTTCGCTGCTGCTGAGCCGGACGGTCACCGTGGAGGGGCGGTCCCGGGCGCACCTGGGCGGCCGGAGCATGCCGGTGTCGATGCTGGGCGAGGTCGGCGAGCAGGTGGTGGCCGTGCACGGCCAGTCCGACCAGCTCCGCCTGCTGCGCCCGGCCGAGCAGCGGGCCGCGCTGGACCGGTTCGCCGGCCCCGAGCACGAGAAGCTGCTCGACGCGCTGCGGGAGGCGTACACCCGGTGGCGGACGGTGGTCGACGATCTGGCCGATCGGCGGCGCAACGCCCGCGCGCGTAACCAGGAGGCGGATCTGCTCCGTCTCGGCCTCGACGAGATCACCCGGGTCGACCCGCAGCCCGGCGAGGACGACGACCTCAAGGCGGAGGCGCAGCGGCTGGAGCACGCCGAGGGGCTGCGTACGGCGGCCCAGCTGGCCCACCAGTGTGTGGCCGGCGGGGTGGAGGCGGCCGATGACACCCCTGACGCCACCGCGCTGCTCGGCACCGCCCGGCGCACCCTGGAGGCTCAGGCCGGCACCGACCCGGCTCTCGGTGAGCTGGCCGGGCGGCTGGAGGAGGCCGCGACCCTGGTCGCCGACGTGTCCGCCGAGCTGTCGGCCTACCTCGCCGGGCTGGACGCCGATCCGGCGCGGTTGCAGGCCGTCTACGAGCGGCGGGCCGCGTTGCGCGGGCTCACCCGCAAGTACGCGGACGACGTCGACGGGGTGATCGCCTGGGCCGAGCGGGCGCGCACCCGACTGTCCAGTCTGGACACCTCAGACGAGCTGCTCGACGAGCTGGACAGGGAGGCGTCCCGGCTGGCCGGCGAGGTGGCCGAGTTGGCCGGGCGGGTGTCCGTCTCCCGGCAGGAGGCCGCGGGCCGCTTCGCCGAGCAGGTCACCGTCGAGCTGGCCGGGCTGGCGATGCCGCACGCCCGGATCGAGGTGGCGGTGCTGCCGCGCCCGGTCGGGCGGGCCGAGCCGAGCCTGCCGGTCAACGGGGTGGAGGCCGGGGTCGGCCCGGACGGCGCCGACGAGGTGGAGCTGCGGTTGCTGGCTCACCCGGGTGCTCCCGCGCTGCCGTTGCAGCGGGGTGCTTCCGGGGGTGAGCTGTCCCGGGTGATGCTCGCCATCGAGGTCGTCTTCGCCGGGTCCGGTGGCCCGCCCACCCTGGTCTTCGACGAGGTCGACGCCGGGGTCGGTGGGCAGGCGGCGGTGGAGATCGGCCGGCGGCTGGCCCGGCTGGCCCGTAGCCACCAGGTCCTGGTGGTCACCCACCTGCCGCAGGTCGCCGCGTTCGCCGACCGTCATCTGGTGGTGGCGAAGGACACGGGGGGAGCGGTGACCACCAGCGGCGTCCGGGTGGTGGAGGATACGGAGCGTGCCCGGGAACTTGCCCGGATGCTT
This region includes:
- a CDS encoding HAD-IIA family hydrolase yields the protein MTASAGERLVDGYTLVVFDLDGVIYLIDRPIPGAVEAVGRLHAEGRAVAYATNNASRRSSEVADLLTGMGVPARADEVLTSAAATAELLRDRLPAGAPVLVVGAEALRAELRAVGLRPVSTVDEQPAAVAQGYGPQVGWVDLAEASLAVRAGAPWYATNTDRTLPSPRGPLPGNGSLVAVLRTALGRDPDVVVGKPEPALFATAARRAGAGRTLVVGDRLDTDIEGARRAGLDSLLVLTGVSDVPELLAAPEPRRPTYVSIDLAGLFDPAAVVRVPGTPDTGGWSVTVTDGELALDGAGRPLDALAALCAVAWSAGAEARVRPASPAAEEAIAALGLSG
- a CDS encoding alkyl sulfatase C-terminal domain-containing protein, producing MASVDECRQALQELADRLDRHAEATGRIDLDRTLACRITDLDTAFHGRLENGRLTGLTDGDDPQAKIALSTNSDDLVALVHGQLDLAKAVAGRRVSIKANPLDLMKLRKLI
- a CDS encoding phasin family protein; its protein translation is MQDAWRAYLELAMGLTEAPRKKAQDAVRRVVGQGGATAAQLQALAEELVSTGMANREALTKLVRFEVDRALGAVGLATADEVAELTRRVRELERQLREAKAAPPPAEPAAAAPVSALPDRPAPTPTKGVAKKAIAKKAIAKKPAAAATPRTSTEESPATPAKKATGRKQTGGAGS
- a CDS encoding TlyA family RNA methyltransferase, which gives rise to MARRTRLDAELVRRGLARSREQAAALVEAGRVQLRGVPARKAAAMVDPADPLLVTGEDPTTEYVSRGGHKLAGALAAFAPGGLGVTGRRCLDAGASTGGFTDVLLRAGAAEVVAVDVGYGQLAWSLRNDVRVRVFERTNVRTLTPEVIDGAVDLTVADLSFISLRLVLPALAGCTRPDGDLALMVKPQFEVGKERVGAGGVVRDPALRAEAVLDVATAAAQLGLGLADVAASPLPGPSGNVEFFVWLRRDAPAADPERVRAVVAAGPQGFPSPAEAPDSASEEVPG
- a CDS encoding NAD kinase; translated protein: MSRTALLVTHTGRRRSTEHARAVAADLIAAGFEVRVVAEEADDLDLPGVVPVTGPEAAEGAEIVFALGGDGTFLRAAELARPAKAPLLGINLGKVGFLAEAEIDDLDSAVRCVVGRDYTVDERLTLDVTAEFDGGPTIESWALNEISVEKGERAQMLELLVDVDGRPLSRYGCDGVVCATPTGSTAYAFSGGGPVVWPEVEALLLVPISAHALFSRPLVTAPTSTFAITVDPFTTLAVLSCDGRRVYDLPPGARVTVRRGALPVRIVRLKARPFTDRLVAKFDLPVQGWRGSRR
- a CDS encoding helix-turn-helix domain-containing protein, coding for MIGLTSGEEELYRSLVQLTTARVEELVERLRRPRVEVVAQLEALRGKGLVLPTGPEPDAPLRPLAPDVPLGEALLRRQEALEAARAAVNQLTEEYRAGMRRHDADHLVEVITGARVLRERLRDVQDGARVEVLWFCRANPLAMLGQDNAEEFDALARGVRYRAIYERELLLEPGGLEDIERGVRAGEQARVLDRLPVRLAIVDGRTAICPLVPERESGEPSAAVIGRSQLLDALIALFESYWRISTPLRSSAPPVDGLTADGYRPDPDEVRLLALFVAGVPDKSIASQLGVSRRTVQRRLGDLMTAAGVDTRPGLAFQAARQGWI
- the recN gene encoding DNA repair protein RecN, which translates into the protein MLEELRITGLGVIEDTTLPLTGGMNVITGETGAGKTMVVTGLGLLFGGRADAGRVRAQPGRAVVEGRLRLRGRVAGTVHARITDAGGEPDEDGSLLLSRTVTVEGRSRAHLGGRSMPVSMLGEVGEQVVAVHGQSDQLRLLRPAEQRAALDRFAGPEHEKLLDALREAYTRWRTVVDDLADRRRNARARNQEADLLRLGLDEITRVDPQPGEDDDLKAEAQRLEHAEGLRTAAQLAHQCVAGGVEAADDTPDATALLGTARRTLEAQAGTDPALGELAGRLEEAATLVADVSAELSAYLAGLDADPARLQAVYERRAALRGLTRKYADDVDGVIAWAERARTRLSSLDTSDELLDELDREASRLAGEVAELAGRVSVSRQEAAGRFAEQVTVELAGLAMPHARIEVAVLPRPVGRAEPSLPVNGVEAGVGPDGADEVELRLLAHPGAPALPLQRGASGGELSRVMLAIEVVFAGSGGPPTLVFDEVDAGVGGQAAVEIGRRLARLARSHQVLVVTHLPQVAAFADRHLVVAKDTGGAVTTSGVRVVEDTERARELARMLAGLPDSDLGIAHAEELLAVAAKERRP